One Mytilus trossulus isolate FHL-02 chromosome 5, PNRI_Mtr1.1.1.hap1, whole genome shotgun sequence DNA segment encodes these proteins:
- the LOC134719684 gene encoding isatin hydrolase-like, which yields MFHTMKMHWTTKTVFLVLFICSVDGINAAPSSSCSDIRVVDLSHVHGPKPLTAPFFPPYSFEIVNRSISEALGGNWFETNYIRTSEHSGTHVDAPSHFYRNKKRMHEIPLDKLYGPGVIIDIRRQVSGNVNYRVKVSDIKRWEATHGRIPKGAVVLFNSGWSSRYPDPFKVFNTQNTSDVSSYEFPSYEFKAITFLAKFRSVNIVGSDTPSIGDSPPGKVDLSNFTFLFQRNIPVVLNVANLDRLPLSGSTIFVPAINIYDGSGAPARIFATVPASKMIKKYYG from the exons ATGTTTCATACAATGAAAATGCATTGGACAACTAAGACtgtgtttcttgttttatttatatgttcagTAGACGGAATTAATGCCGCACCATCTTCAAGCTGCTCTGATATTCGTGTAGTGGACCTATCTCACGTGCATGGACCAAAACCTCTGACGGCTCCATTCTTTCCACCGTAcagttttgaaattgtaaatagATCTATCAGCGAGGCACTTGGCGGTAACTG GTTTGAGACTAACTATATTAGAACATCTGAACACAGTGGAACTCACGTCGATGCCCCTTCTCACTTCTACAGAAACAAAAAACGTATGCACGAGATTCCATTAGACAAATTATATGGACCAGGAGttatcatagatatcaggagaCAGGTCTCGGGAAACGTGAATTACAGAGTAAAAGTATCGGACATAAAACGATGGGAAGCAACTCATGGCCGAATACCGAAAGGAGCAGTCGTTCTGTTTAATTCCGGATGGTCTAGTAGATACCCAGATCCATTTAAAGTATTCAATACTCAAAACACTTCTGATGTTTCTTCTTACGAGTTTCCATCTTATGAATTCAAAGCAATTACATTTTTAGCGAAATTTCGATCTGTAAACATCGTTGGAAGTGACACTCCGTCTATTGGCGACTCACCACCGGGTAAAGTTGATTTGTCCAATTTCACATTTCTATTTCAAAGAAACATACCTGTGGTACTGAATGTTGCTAATCTGGACAGACTACCACTTTCAGGATCGACAATATTTGTTCCTGCTATCAACATATATGATGGAAGTGGTGCTCCTGCCAGAATTTTTGCAACAGTTCCAGCGTCcaaaatgataaagaaatattATGGTTAA